A genomic segment from Legionella micdadei encodes:
- the rplN gene encoding 50S ribosomal protein L14, whose product MIQMQTVLDVADNSGARKVMCIKVLGGSHRRYARVGDVIKVSIKDAIPRSKVKKGAVMKAVVVRTSQGVRRDDGSLIRFDGNAAVLLNNQNEPIGTRIFGPVTRELRERFMKIISLAAEVL is encoded by the coding sequence ATGATACAAATGCAGACAGTGCTCGATGTTGCAGATAACAGCGGAGCACGCAAAGTGATGTGTATCAAGGTACTTGGCGGGTCGCATAGACGTTATGCCCGCGTTGGTGATGTTATCAAAGTAAGCATTAAGGATGCGATACCACGTAGCAAAGTAAAAAAAGGCGCTGTAATGAAGGCTGTAGTGGTTAGAACAAGCCAGGGCGTACGTCGAGATGACGGGTCTCTCATCCGCTTTGATGGTAATGCTGCTGTGCTTTTGAACAACCAAAACGAACCTATTGGTACGCGTATTTTTGGGCCAGTAACTCGTGAGCTAAGAGAGCGGTTTATGAAAATCATTTCTCTGGCAGCTGAAGTATTGTGA
- the rplX gene encoding 50S ribosomal protein L24, which yields MKRIRSGDTVVVIAGKSKGHVGKVTRVLGKRVVVEGANLIKKHVKPNPQLDQRGGIITREAPLDASNIAIYNPVSKKADRVGFKFLEKDGKKHKVRYFKSNNEVIDFV from the coding sequence ATGAAGCGCATAAGATCAGGTGATACCGTCGTTGTCATCGCCGGTAAAAGCAAAGGCCATGTTGGTAAAGTAACACGTGTTTTAGGTAAAAGAGTTGTTGTTGAAGGTGCAAATCTTATCAAGAAGCATGTGAAACCTAATCCGCAACTTGACCAAAGAGGTGGAATCATCACACGAGAAGCTCCACTAGATGCTTCTAACATTGCTATTTACAATCCGGTATCCAAAAAGGCGGATAGAGTTGGATTTAAATTTCTTGAGAAAGACGGTAAAAAGCACAAGGTTAGATACTTTAAATCAAATAATGAAGTCATTGACTTTGTCTAA
- the rplF gene encoding 50S ribosomal protein L6 — translation MSRVAKAPIHLPANVELTVGKDTLTVKGPKGSLVQSYNKHVEISKCKEDNNKILFKPASNDPNAWAQAGTVRALVNNMVKGVTNGFELTLELVGVGYRAQAGNKAVTLSLGYSHPIEYRLPQGVTVETPNNTTIIIRGIDKQLLGQVASEIRAFRPPEPYKGKGIKYAGEVIARKEAKKK, via the coding sequence ATGTCTAGAGTAGCAAAAGCCCCAATACACTTGCCAGCCAATGTTGAGCTGACTGTAGGAAAAGATACTTTAACAGTGAAGGGACCAAAAGGCTCTTTGGTTCAGTCTTACAATAAGCATGTAGAGATTAGTAAGTGTAAAGAAGATAATAACAAAATTCTCTTTAAACCAGCTTCTAATGATCCAAATGCTTGGGCGCAAGCAGGAACTGTACGTGCCTTAGTTAATAATATGGTGAAGGGCGTGACCAATGGTTTTGAACTGACTTTAGAATTAGTTGGCGTTGGTTATCGTGCCCAAGCAGGCAATAAGGCTGTAACCTTATCACTAGGTTATTCACACCCTATTGAATATCGATTGCCTCAGGGTGTGACTGTAGAAACACCAAACAATACGACAATTATAATCCGAGGTATTGATAAACAGCTTTTAGGCCAAGTTGCTTCTGAGATCCGTGCTTTTAGACCGCCTGAACCATATAAGGGTAAGGGGATCAAGTATGCAGGCGAAGTAATTGCTCGTAAAGAAGCCAAAAAGAAATAA
- the rplV gene encoding 50S ribosomal protein L22, with product MEVTAKLRNAPLSAQKGRLVADMIRKMDVSRAIDVLKFTPKKGAQLMLKVLESAIANAENNNGADIDELKVGVVCVDEAATLKRISPRAKGRANRICKRTCHITITVSDEE from the coding sequence ATGGAAGTTACAGCAAAATTAAGAAATGCACCACTGTCTGCCCAAAAGGGTAGATTAGTTGCCGATATGATTCGTAAGATGGATGTTTCTAGAGCAATCGATGTTCTGAAATTTACCCCTAAAAAGGGCGCGCAATTAATGTTGAAGGTTTTAGAGTCTGCTATTGCGAATGCAGAAAACAACAATGGCGCCGATATCGATGAATTAAAGGTTGGTGTGGTTTGTGTTGATGAGGCAGCAACTTTAAAAAGAATTAGTCCTAGAGCTAAAGGACGTGCAAATCGTATATGTAAACGCACTTGCCACATCACAATTACAGTGTCTGACGAGGAATAG
- the rpsN gene encoding 30S ribosomal protein S14, translating to MAKKSMIARERKRTKLVAKYKERRNELKALIKSSQDFDVIMEAQAKLAKLPLNSNPVRHCTRCQQCGRPHAVYRKFGLCRICLRQQLMTGNVTGGRKSSW from the coding sequence GTGGCTAAAAAATCGATGATCGCTCGTGAACGTAAGCGCACAAAATTGGTCGCGAAGTATAAAGAGCGAAGAAATGAATTAAAAGCTTTGATTAAGTCGTCCCAGGACTTTGATGTAATTATGGAAGCCCAAGCCAAATTAGCTAAGCTGCCTTTAAACTCAAACCCTGTGCGCCATTGTACACGCTGTCAACAATGTGGTCGCCCGCATGCCGTTTATCGTAAATTTGGACTTTGCAGGATTTGCCTAAGACAGCAACTGATGACAGGTAATGTCACAGGCGGTCGTAAATCCAGCTGGTAA
- the rpsJ gene encoding 30S ribosomal protein S10 produces the protein MSSNQNIKIRLKSFDHRLIDSSTREIVETAKRTGAQIRGPIPLPIRKEKFTVLISPHVNKDARDQYELRTHKRLVVIVHPTEKTVDALMKLDLAAGVDVQISLDDE, from the coding sequence ATGAGCAGCAATCAAAACATTAAAATACGTCTTAAATCTTTTGACCATAGGTTAATTGATTCATCAACTCGTGAGATTGTCGAGACAGCAAAACGTACGGGCGCCCAAATAAGGGGCCCAATACCTTTGCCTATTCGCAAAGAAAAATTCACTGTATTGATCTCTCCGCATGTTAATAAAGATGCTCGCGATCAATATGAGTTGCGTACCCATAAACGCCTAGTTGTTATAGTGCACCCTACCGAAAAGACAGTGGATGCGCTGATGAAGCTAGATTTGGCTGCTGGGGTAGACGTGCAGATTAGCCTTGATGACGAATAG
- the rplO gene encoding 50S ribosomal protein L15 — protein MNLNTLSPDPGSRQSKKRLGRGIGSGLGKTSGKGHKGQKARAGGFHKINFEGGQMPIQRRLPKMGFKSRVGRTIDQITLDELSGLQAESIDLEVLKASGLVNNAIREVKVILSGEINVPVKLKGIRVTKGARSAIEKAGGSIEE, from the coding sequence ATGAATTTAAATACGCTATCTCCAGACCCAGGATCTAGACAAAGTAAAAAACGCCTTGGTAGAGGTATTGGTTCTGGTCTAGGTAAAACATCTGGTAAAGGACATAAAGGTCAAAAGGCTCGCGCTGGTGGCTTCCACAAAATCAATTTTGAGGGCGGTCAAATGCCTATACAGCGCCGTTTACCAAAAATGGGATTTAAATCTCGAGTCGGTAGAACGATTGACCAAATTACGTTAGATGAATTGTCTGGCCTACAAGCAGAATCGATTGATCTAGAAGTGTTAAAAGCTTCAGGATTAGTAAATAATGCGATACGTGAAGTCAAGGTCATTCTTTCCGGTGAAATTAACGTACCAGTTAAACTTAAAGGCATTCGCGTCACTAAGGGTGCGCGCTCTGCAATTGAGAAAGCTGGCGGTAGCATTGAAGAGTGA
- the rpsH gene encoding 30S ribosomal protein S8 — protein MHDPVADMLTRIRNGQQAKHRTVTLNSSKLKEEIARVLKEEGYISDYDVESSENNLKSITIHLKYYHGKPVIDRILRISRPGLRVYKSSKELTPVPGFGVAIVSTSKGVMTHIAAKRNGLGGEVLCEVA, from the coding sequence ATGCATGATCCTGTAGCTGATATGTTGACGAGAATCCGCAACGGTCAGCAAGCTAAACATCGAACTGTTACCCTTAACTCATCCAAACTAAAAGAGGAAATTGCAAGGGTGCTAAAAGAAGAAGGCTATATATCAGACTATGATGTGGAGTCTTCAGAGAATAATCTTAAATCAATTACAATACATTTAAAGTATTACCATGGCAAACCCGTAATCGATCGAATTTTGCGTATAAGCCGTCCTGGTTTAAGAGTATATAAATCATCAAAAGAACTTACTCCAGTTCCAGGCTTTGGCGTAGCTATAGTATCAACCTCAAAAGGTGTAATGACGCATATAGCCGCAAAACGAAATGGTCTTGGTGGCGAAGTTCTTTGCGAAGTGGCCTAA
- the rpsE gene encoding 30S ribosomal protein S5, whose amino-acid sequence MAFDESTKTEGYQEKLVSVTRTAKVVKGGRVFGFAVLVVIGDGKGKVGYGRGKAREVPIAIQKAMEQARKNMTYIPLAGKTIHHEITWSYGASKVFMKPASEGTGIIAGGAMRAVLEVLGVQNILAKSIGSTNPSNIVRATIGALTNIGTPDYVAAKRGKSVEEIMAD is encoded by the coding sequence ATGGCATTTGATGAATCTACAAAAACTGAAGGTTACCAAGAAAAGCTTGTATCTGTAACCCGTACAGCTAAAGTCGTTAAAGGTGGTCGAGTTTTTGGTTTTGCGGTATTAGTGGTTATCGGTGATGGCAAAGGAAAGGTTGGCTACGGCCGAGGCAAGGCACGTGAAGTCCCAATTGCCATACAAAAAGCAATGGAGCAAGCCAGAAAAAATATGACTTACATCCCTTTAGCTGGCAAAACAATCCATCACGAGATTACCTGGTCTTATGGGGCATCAAAAGTATTTATGAAACCAGCCAGTGAAGGTACTGGTATTATTGCTGGTGGTGCAATGCGTGCAGTATTAGAAGTGCTCGGTGTGCAAAATATTCTTGCTAAGAGTATTGGATCTACAAACCCAAGCAATATTGTTCGCGCCACAATTGGAGCACTGACTAATATTGGTACTCCTGATTATGTAGCTGCAAAGCGCGGCAAATCAGTTGAAGAAATAATGGCGGATTAG
- the rplE gene encoding 50S ribosomal protein L5, with protein MARLKEFYKKEVVDMMMKKFGYKSVMEVPKILKITLNMGVGEAVGDKKVMNHALEDMTLISGQKPVVTKAKKSIAGFKIREGWPIGCKVTLRRERMYEFLDRLITIALPRVRDFRGLSPKSFDGTGNYSMGIHEQLVFPEIDFDKTDGIRGLDICITTSAKTNEEAKALLEAFNLPLKDRDKH; from the coding sequence ATGGCAAGACTTAAAGAGTTTTACAAAAAAGAAGTAGTCGACATGATGATGAAGAAATTCGGCTACAAGAGTGTTATGGAAGTACCCAAAATTCTAAAAATCACTTTGAACATGGGTGTTGGTGAGGCTGTAGGTGATAAAAAGGTCATGAATCATGCTCTTGAGGATATGACGTTGATATCAGGCCAAAAGCCCGTTGTTACTAAAGCAAAGAAATCAATTGCAGGCTTCAAAATTCGTGAGGGCTGGCCAATTGGGTGTAAAGTGACTTTAAGACGCGAACGTATGTATGAATTCTTAGACAGGCTTATAACTATTGCTTTGCCTCGAGTTCGAGATTTTCGTGGACTTAGTCCTAAGTCATTTGATGGTACCGGAAATTATAGTATGGGTATCCATGAGCAACTCGTTTTTCCAGAAATCGATTTTGATAAAACTGATGGAATTCGAGGCTTGGATATTTGTATAACGACAAGTGCAAAGACAAACGAGGAAGCAAAAGCTTTGCTAGAGGCATTTAATCTGCCTTTGAAAGACAGAGATAAACACTAG
- the rplD gene encoding 50S ribosomal protein L4 — MELITVDTNAKLNVNDEVFGYNYNEGLIHQAVVTFMNNARSGNSAQKTRSEVRGGGKKPWRQKGTGRARAGTIRSPLWRSGGVTFASKRRDYSQKINKKMYKRALRSIISELHRTGNLIVVSDFQCQSHKSKDFIAKMKELDLQSALIVMHEVGEQEYLASRNLIQFDICDVSCLDPVSLLRFEKVLITEEAIKNLEEQLQ, encoded by the coding sequence ATGGAACTTATAACAGTAGATACTAACGCAAAGTTAAATGTAAATGATGAAGTGTTTGGCTATAACTACAATGAGGGTTTAATACACCAAGCTGTAGTTACTTTTATGAATAACGCACGAAGTGGTAATAGCGCACAAAAAACCCGCTCCGAGGTTCGTGGAGGCGGTAAGAAGCCATGGCGTCAGAAGGGAACTGGAAGAGCCAGAGCAGGTACTATCAGAAGCCCATTATGGCGGTCTGGTGGGGTGACATTTGCGTCAAAGAGACGAGATTATAGCCAAAAAATTAATAAAAAAATGTACAAACGTGCATTGCGTAGTATAATTTCCGAACTTCACCGCACAGGCAATCTAATTGTAGTCAGTGATTTTCAATGTCAATCGCATAAATCGAAAGATTTCATTGCTAAAATGAAAGAACTTGATTTGCAGAGTGCGTTAATAGTAATGCATGAAGTAGGAGAGCAAGAATATCTGGCTTCTCGCAACTTAATCCAATTTGATATCTGTGATGTAAGTTGTCTAGATCCTGTTAGTTTGTTGCGTTTTGAAAAAGTGCTTATCACTGAAGAAGCAATTAAAAATTTAGAGGAGCAGTTGCAATGA
- the rpsS gene encoding 30S ribosomal protein S19: MARSIRKGPFVDHHLLKKVETAIESKSKKPIKTWSRRSTIVPEMIDLTIAVHNGKDHVPVYITDNMVGHKLGEFAMTRTFKGHSGDRKAKGK, encoded by the coding sequence GTGGCACGTTCTATTAGAAAGGGTCCTTTCGTCGACCATCACTTATTAAAGAAAGTCGAAACGGCGATTGAATCTAAGTCAAAGAAACCAATTAAAACCTGGTCCAGGCGCTCAACAATTGTTCCAGAGATGATCGATCTCACAATTGCAGTTCACAATGGCAAAGATCATGTTCCAGTTTATATCACTGATAATATGGTTGGCCATAAACTGGGCGAGTTTGCCATGACTCGTACATTCAAAGGCCATTCTGGAGACAGAAAAGCCAAAGGTAAGTAA
- the rpmD gene encoding 50S ribosomal protein L30, with protein sequence MSKKLKITLVKSTIGRKPKHVQIAKQLGLGKLNSSVVHQDNPAIRGLVNSIYYMVQVEECAK encoded by the coding sequence ATGAGTAAAAAATTAAAAATTACTTTGGTGAAAAGTACAATTGGCCGAAAGCCTAAGCATGTCCAAATTGCAAAACAACTTGGTTTAGGTAAGTTGAATTCAAGTGTTGTTCATCAAGATAACCCTGCTATTAGAGGATTGGTCAATTCAATTTACTATATGGTACAAGTTGAGGAGTGCGCAAAATGA
- the rpmC gene encoding 50S ribosomal protein L29 produces the protein MNDYVKELRSFTHQQLDEELLSLRKKQFNLRMKKANGTLDKTHQVAQVRKAIAQVKTIMSEKVGKSDD, from the coding sequence ATGAATGATTATGTTAAAGAGTTAAGAAGCTTTACTCATCAGCAACTGGATGAAGAGTTACTCTCGCTGCGAAAAAAGCAATTCAATTTACGAATGAAGAAGGCAAATGGCACTCTTGATAAAACACATCAAGTTGCTCAAGTTAGGAAAGCTATTGCTCAAGTTAAAACAATTATGTCTGAGAAGGTAGGAAAGAGCGATGACTAA
- the rplB gene encoding 50S ribosomal protein L2 produces the protein MALLKSKPTSPGKRGEIKVVHHHIHKGQPHAALVEKLNKTGGRNNQGRITVRHIGGGVRAKYRLIDFKRNKDGIEAKVERIEYDPNRSALIALIVYKDGERRYIIAPSGLTAGDTVVSGEDSPISVGNCLPLRNIPVGTTIHCVEMKPGKGAQLLRSAGCSGQIVAKEGIYATLKLRSGEMRKVLTACRAVIGEVSNSEHSLRALGKAGAKRWRGIRPTVRGVAMNPVDHPHGGGEGRTSGGRHPVTPWGIPTKGYKTRSNKRTDRFIVRSRKKK, from the coding sequence ATGGCATTATTAAAATCTAAACCAACATCACCAGGCAAGCGTGGTGAGATAAAAGTTGTCCACCATCACATTCACAAGGGACAGCCTCATGCTGCACTTGTAGAGAAATTAAATAAAACCGGTGGAAGGAACAATCAAGGCCGAATTACAGTGCGTCATATTGGTGGCGGTGTTCGTGCCAAGTATCGGCTAATCGACTTCAAACGAAATAAAGATGGGATTGAAGCTAAGGTCGAGCGTATTGAATATGATCCTAACCGCTCCGCTTTGATTGCATTAATTGTTTACAAAGACGGAGAACGGCGTTACATTATTGCACCTTCTGGTTTAACTGCTGGTGATACAGTAGTAAGTGGCGAAGATTCTCCAATAAGTGTTGGGAATTGTCTTCCTTTGCGTAATATACCAGTTGGAACTACAATCCACTGCGTTGAAATGAAGCCAGGCAAAGGTGCACAACTTTTAAGAAGTGCTGGTTGTAGCGGCCAAATTGTTGCTAAAGAAGGTATTTATGCAACATTAAAATTACGCTCTGGTGAAATGCGTAAAGTATTAACTGCATGTAGGGCGGTTATTGGCGAAGTAAGTAATAGTGAACACAGCCTGCGTGCTCTTGGAAAGGCTGGTGCTAAACGTTGGCGAGGTATTAGACCTACAGTTCGTGGTGTAGCCATGAACCCAGTAGACCATCCACACGGTGGTGGTGAAGGGCGAACTTCAGGTGGACGTCATCCTGTTACTCCTTGGGGCATACCAACAAAAGGGTATAAAACTAGAAGTAACAAACGTACTGATCGTTTTATTGTCAGAAGTCGTAAGAAAAAGTAA
- the rplR gene encoding 50S ribosomal protein L18, translated as MNKRNARIRRGLKAKAILRHSTRPRLVVHRSSEHIYSQIVVRGERGDIVIVASSTLDKELRSSLAKTKVEQAQQVGKLLGERAKAKDIIDVSFDRAGYKYHGRVKALATGAREAGLNF; from the coding sequence ATGAATAAACGTAATGCCCGAATTCGACGTGGTTTAAAAGCTAAAGCTATCCTGCGTCATTCAACTAGACCGAGGCTAGTTGTACACAGAAGCAGTGAACATATCTACTCTCAAATTGTTGTTCGTGGAGAAAGAGGTGATATTGTTATTGTTGCTTCATCTACTCTTGATAAAGAGCTCAGATCTTCCCTAGCAAAAACAAAAGTTGAGCAGGCTCAACAAGTCGGTAAATTACTTGGAGAAAGAGCTAAGGCCAAGGATATTATTGACGTATCTTTTGATCGTGCGGGATATAAATACCACGGCCGAGTAAAAGCTCTAGCTACTGGGGCACGTGAAGCTGGGCTGAATTTTTAA
- the rplP gene encoding 50S ribosomal protein L16: protein MLQPKRTKYRKQMKGRNRGLAQKGSTVCFGEFGMKALERGRLTARQIEAARRAMTRHIKRGGKIWIRVFPDKPITQKPLEVRQGKGKGSVEYWVAQIQPGKVLFEMEGVTRELAMEAFNLAKAKLPFKVMFEERKVM from the coding sequence ATGTTACAGCCAAAACGTACGAAATACCGTAAACAAATGAAAGGGCGAAACCGTGGTTTAGCCCAAAAAGGATCTACAGTTTGTTTCGGTGAATTTGGTATGAAAGCCCTCGAAAGAGGTCGACTGACAGCTCGTCAAATTGAAGCAGCAAGACGGGCAATGACAAGACATATTAAGAGAGGCGGAAAGATCTGGATCAGAGTTTTCCCTGATAAACCGATAACACAAAAACCTCTCGAAGTTCGACAAGGTAAAGGTAAGGGTAGCGTTGAATACTGGGTTGCACAAATCCAACCAGGAAAGGTATTGTTTGAAATGGAAGGCGTTACCAGAGAATTAGCAATGGAAGCATTTAATCTTGCTAAGGCAAAGTTACCTTTCAAGGTTATGTTTGAAGAGCGCAAGGTGATGTGA
- the rpsC gene encoding 30S ribosomal protein S3, with the protein MGQKVNPIGIRLGITQDWNSKWYASKNYGQLLNQDINLRKMLKKKLMAAAVSKIRIERPANNAVVTIHTARPGVIIGKKGGGIEALRAEIAEKLGVPVHLNIEEVRKPELDSTLVAEGIAQQLEQRVMFRRAMKRAVTSAMKAGAKGIKICVSGRLGGAEIARSEWYREGRVPLHTFRADVDYGTAEAKTTYGIIGVKVWIFKGEVLPQKNRNVESGK; encoded by the coding sequence ATGGGACAAAAAGTTAACCCAATAGGTATACGATTAGGTATAACACAAGATTGGAATTCAAAATGGTATGCCAGTAAAAATTACGGGCAGCTATTGAATCAGGATATCAATCTGCGAAAAATGCTAAAGAAAAAACTTATGGCTGCTGCGGTAAGCAAGATCAGAATTGAAAGACCAGCAAATAATGCTGTAGTTACAATTCACACTGCACGTCCTGGAGTTATTATTGGCAAAAAAGGTGGCGGTATAGAGGCTCTAAGAGCAGAGATTGCCGAAAAGCTCGGTGTGCCAGTGCATTTAAATATCGAAGAAGTGCGTAAACCTGAGTTAGATTCCACTTTAGTAGCTGAAGGTATTGCACAACAGTTAGAACAGCGCGTCATGTTCCGTCGTGCAATGAAACGAGCAGTTACATCAGCGATGAAAGCTGGTGCTAAAGGAATTAAAATTTGCGTGAGTGGACGTTTAGGCGGTGCAGAAATCGCTCGAAGCGAATGGTACCGAGAAGGAAGAGTTCCTTTGCATACTTTCCGTGCGGATGTTGATTATGGTACTGCTGAAGCAAAAACCACCTATGGAATCATAGGAGTCAAAGTCTGGATTTTCAAAGGTGAAGTCCTTCCGCAGAAGAACCGCAATGTTGAAAGCGGTAAGTAA
- the rpsQ gene encoding 30S ribosomal protein S17 — MTNSSETNGRTLVGKVVSDKMQKTIVVMVERTVRHPKYGKILKRKTKLQAHDENQVCKIGNIVKIRESRPISKMKSWVLVEVIS; from the coding sequence ATGACTAATAGCAGCGAAACAAACGGTAGAACACTTGTAGGTAAAGTGGTCAGTGATAAAATGCAAAAAACTATCGTCGTCATGGTTGAGCGCACTGTTAGGCATCCAAAATATGGAAAGATCTTGAAGCGTAAAACCAAGCTTCAAGCTCATGATGAGAATCAAGTTTGTAAAATTGGGAATATCGTTAAGATACGTGAATCTCGACCGATCTCGAAAATGAAAAGCTGGGTTTTAGTTGAAGTGATTTCCTAA
- the rplC gene encoding 50S ribosomal protein L3 — protein sequence MTIGLLGRKIGMTRVFTEEGISIPVSVIEVLPNRVSQIKTMDADGYLAIQLAGGTKKSSHVNKPLTGHFAKAQIDAGDMLCEFRVDSIEEYSAGQVISIADVFNEGQLVDVAANSKGKGFAGTVKRYNFRTQDATHGNSRSHRVVGSIGQNQTPGRVFKGKKMAGHMGNVRCTTQNLELVRVDKERNLLLVKGAIPGCPGARVEVRPAVKKRVRGE from the coding sequence ATGACGATTGGGTTATTAGGCCGTAAAATCGGCATGACACGTGTATTTACCGAGGAAGGAATTTCTATACCAGTATCAGTTATAGAAGTCTTGCCTAACCGCGTGTCTCAAATCAAAACCATGGATGCTGACGGTTATCTTGCGATTCAACTTGCTGGTGGTACAAAAAAGTCTAGCCATGTGAATAAACCTTTGACTGGCCACTTTGCTAAGGCACAAATTGATGCAGGAGACATGCTTTGCGAATTTCGTGTGGACTCTATTGAAGAGTATAGCGCTGGTCAAGTTATATCGATTGCTGATGTTTTTAATGAAGGTCAATTGGTAGACGTTGCAGCTAACTCTAAAGGTAAGGGGTTTGCTGGTACTGTCAAGCGGTACAATTTCCGCACACAGGATGCGACTCATGGAAACTCAAGGTCGCATCGTGTTGTAGGCTCCATTGGACAAAACCAAACTCCAGGCCGTGTTTTTAAAGGTAAGAAAATGGCCGGACATATGGGAAATGTTCGTTGTACTACACAAAATCTTGAGCTAGTTCGAGTTGATAAAGAGCGTAATTTGCTTTTAGTAAAGGGAGCCATTCCTGGTTGCCCTGGTGCTAGAGTTGAAGTAAGGCCCGCTGTTAAGAAAAGAGTAAGGGGCGAATAA
- the rplW gene encoding 50S ribosomal protein L23: MNAERLLMILREPHTSEKSTVMADKFKQFTFKVLSSATKQEIKSAVEQMFNVKVRSVSVVNVKGKSKRFRQLNGKRSDWKKAFVSLQENYDIDFTVTE, translated from the coding sequence ATGAACGCTGAACGCCTATTGATGATATTACGCGAGCCGCATACCTCTGAAAAGTCAACAGTGATGGCTGATAAGTTTAAGCAATTTACTTTTAAAGTATTAAGCTCAGCCACAAAACAAGAGATTAAATCGGCTGTAGAGCAAATGTTTAATGTCAAAGTCAGAAGTGTGTCTGTTGTAAATGTTAAGGGCAAAAGTAAGCGTTTCAGACAGCTGAATGGTAAGCGGTCTGATTGGAAGAAGGCTTTTGTCTCTTTGCAAGAAAATTATGACATCGACTTTACCGTGACAGAATAA